Proteins from one Crocosphaera sp. UHCC 0190 genomic window:
- a CDS encoding folate/biopterin family MFS transporter, whose amino-acid sequence MSSALLNLKHLKNTLKHTIFFGNDPTPELFAILSVYFVQGILGLARLAVSFFLKDDLGLNPAQMGALIGVAAIPWVIKPVFGFLSDGLPLFGYRRRPYLILSGILGSLSWIMLATVVTNAWLATFTLLLTSISVALSDVIVDSLVVERARKESLGQAGSLQSLTWGISAVGGLITAYLSGWLLQQFSNQTVFEITAIFPVIVCLSAWFIAEVPVDNNDQVFQANNSPIKEQITLVWQAIKQKSILLPTAFVFLWQMTPNADSAFFYFTTNELGFEAEFLGRVRLVTSVAALVGIWVYQRFLKTVSFRQILGWSIVISSGLGMTMLLLVTHTNRALGIDDHWFSLGDSLILTVAGQIAFMPILVLSARLCPKGIEATLFALLMSIVNLSNLLSHELGALLTHWLGVTEANFERLWLLVVITNLSTLLPLPFLGWLPNTDPQTQEKEAKQDSINLVEVYENHPLGSLPSDSIIPELLPDFVTTKQQG is encoded by the coding sequence ATGAGTTCTGCCCTCCTCAACTTAAAACATCTTAAAAATACCCTAAAACATACGATTTTCTTCGGGAATGATCCCACCCCCGAACTATTTGCCATCCTTAGCGTCTATTTTGTGCAAGGAATCCTCGGTTTAGCCCGTTTAGCGGTTAGTTTCTTCCTCAAGGACGATTTAGGGTTAAATCCCGCCCAAATGGGGGCATTAATTGGAGTAGCTGCCATTCCTTGGGTGATAAAACCTGTTTTTGGCTTTCTTTCCGACGGTTTACCCCTTTTTGGCTATCGTCGTCGCCCCTATCTCATCCTTTCAGGGATACTCGGCAGTTTATCTTGGATAATGTTAGCAACGGTTGTTACCAATGCTTGGTTAGCTACTTTCACCCTGCTGTTAACCTCCATCTCGGTCGCCCTTAGTGATGTTATTGTAGACTCATTAGTGGTAGAACGGGCCCGCAAAGAGTCTTTGGGACAAGCGGGATCATTACAGTCATTAACCTGGGGAATATCTGCGGTTGGGGGGTTAATTACAGCTTATTTAAGTGGATGGTTATTGCAACAGTTTAGTAATCAAACTGTCTTTGAAATTACCGCTATTTTTCCTGTGATTGTTTGTCTTTCTGCTTGGTTCATTGCTGAAGTTCCAGTTGATAATAATGATCAAGTTTTTCAAGCTAATAATTCTCCTATTAAAGAGCAAATAACCTTGGTTTGGCAAGCCATTAAACAGAAGTCAATTTTATTACCAACTGCCTTTGTTTTTTTGTGGCAAATGACCCCCAATGCTGACTCTGCATTTTTTTATTTTACCACCAATGAGTTAGGATTTGAAGCAGAATTTCTAGGACGAGTTCGTCTTGTTACCAGTGTAGCGGCATTGGTCGGAATTTGGGTCTATCAAAGATTTCTTAAAACTGTTTCTTTCAGACAGATTTTAGGATGGAGTATTGTTATTTCTTCGGGGTTGGGGATGACGATGTTATTATTAGTTACCCATACTAACCGTGCTTTGGGAATTGACGATCATTGGTTTAGTTTAGGAGATAGTCTTATCCTAACAGTTGCCGGTCAAATTGCTTTTATGCCTATCTTGGTTTTGTCGGCAAGATTATGTCCAAAAGGCATCGAAGCGACCTTATTTGCTTTATTAATGTCCATTGTTAATTTATCTAACTTATTATCCCATGAATTAGGAGCATTATTAACCCATTGGTTAGGGGTAACAGAAGCTAACTTTGAGCGTCTTTGGTTATTAGTTGTTATTACTAATTTATCCACCTTGTTACCGTTACCTTTCTTGGGTTGGTTGCCAAATACTGATCCCCAAACTCAAGAAAAAGAAGCCAAACAGGATAGTATTAATCTTGTAGAAGTTTATGAAAATCATCCTTTAGGAAGTCTTCCTTCCGATTCAATTATACCAGAATTATTACCTGATTTTGTAACAACAAAACAACAGGGATAA
- a CDS encoding FAD-binding domain-containing protein: MTDLVIFWHRRDLRISDNIGLDKAYQQSSKLVGLFCLDPNILGRDDIAPARISYMLGCLEELHKTYQKLGGRLLIFQAQPTQLIPKLAEVLNPKTVIWNEDVEPYSKARDRQIIEALKEKSIKVETYWDQLLHKPGDILTKSNNEPYKVYTPFWRTWIKEKKAAISESIKNLEGLTDEEIKIVKNLGLIDLPTAKDLGYVWDYPLILAPGENAAREQLNYFCEAAIYNYQEQRNLPAIEGTSQLSAALKFGVIGIREVWQAVLNAYENSRSDEATENIETWQKELAWREFYQHCLYFFPELAEGPYRKEFKHFPWNNNEEYFQAWCEGKTGYPIVDAAMRQLNETGWMHNRCRMIVASFLTKDLIINWQWGEKYFMQKLIDGDLSANNGGWQWSASSGMDPKPLRIFNPASQAQKFDPEAEYIRQWLPEISSLDTEYLVTGKIPPLDCHSCGYPQPIVDHKQQQRDFKNRYKQIKNT, from the coding sequence ATGACTGATTTAGTGATTTTTTGGCATCGTCGTGATTTACGAATTTCTGATAATATTGGACTCGATAAAGCCTATCAACAGAGTTCTAAATTAGTGGGTTTATTTTGTTTAGACCCCAATATTTTAGGCAGAGATGATATTGCTCCTGCTAGAATCAGTTATATGCTTGGTTGTTTGGAAGAATTACATAAAACTTATCAAAAATTAGGAGGTCGTTTATTAATTTTTCAAGCCCAACCGACTCAATTAATTCCCAAATTAGCTGAAGTTTTAAACCCTAAAACAGTTATTTGGAATGAAGATGTAGAACCCTACAGTAAAGCACGCGATCGCCAAATAATTGAAGCTTTAAAAGAGAAAAGTATCAAGGTAGAAACTTATTGGGATCAACTATTACATAAACCAGGAGATATTTTAACGAAAAGTAATAATGAGCCTTATAAAGTTTATACTCCATTTTGGAGAACTTGGATAAAAGAAAAAAAAGCAGCTATTTCTGAGTCTATCAAGAACTTAGAAGGGTTAACTGATGAAGAAATAAAAATAGTTAAAAATCTAGGATTAATTGATTTACCAACAGCCAAAGACTTAGGTTATGTATGGGATTACCCTTTGATTTTAGCACCAGGAGAAAATGCAGCAAGAGAACAATTAAATTATTTTTGTGAAGCCGCAATTTATAATTATCAAGAGCAGCGAAACTTACCTGCAATAGAGGGGACATCTCAACTCAGTGCTGCCTTAAAATTTGGGGTAATTGGTATTAGAGAAGTATGGCAAGCTGTCCTTAATGCCTATGAAAATAGCCGCAGTGATGAAGCAACAGAAAATATAGAAACCTGGCAAAAAGAATTAGCTTGGCGTGAATTTTATCAACATTGTTTATACTTTTTTCCTGAATTAGCTGAGGGGCCATATCGAAAAGAATTTAAACATTTTCCTTGGAATAATAATGAGGAATATTTTCAAGCATGGTGTGAGGGAAAAACCGGATATCCTATTGTTGATGCTGCTATGAGACAGTTAAACGAAACGGGATGGATGCACAATAGATGTCGAATGATTGTTGCTAGTTTTCTGACCAAAGATTTAATTATAAATTGGCAATGGGGAGAAAAATATTTCATGCAGAAATTGATTGATGGGGACTTATCTGCTAATAATGGCGGATGGCAGTGGAGTGCATCAAGTGGTATGGACCCGAAACCATTACGCATTTTTAACCCTGCTAGTCAAGCCCAAAAATTCGACCCAGAAGCTGAATATATTCGTCAATGGTTGCCAGAGATAAGTTCTCTTGATACCGAATATTTAGTCACAGGTAAAATTCCTCCTCTAGACTGTCATTCTTGTGGTTATCCTCAACCTATTGTAGACCACAAACAACAGCAAAGGGATTTTAAGAATAGGTATAAACAGATTAAAAATACTTAA
- a CDS encoding SDR family oxidoreductase gives MSKTNVLVTGATGRTGSIVLQKLRQFPDEFAAIGYGRSEDKIKEIFGSTEGFVIGSIADQSTLKTALKGCNSLVILTSSVPKMKAPPKEGERPEFEFEPGGMPEEVDWIGQKNQIDIAKEAGIKHIILVGSMGGTNPSHPLNKLGNGNVLIWKRKAEEYLIQSGLDYTIIRAGGLINEPGGKRELIVGKDDNLLTNPPNGIATVIPRDDVADLVVQALRESTAKNKAFDVISKPEDAPEAVITQDFYALFSRTTGGL, from the coding sequence ATGTCAAAAACCAATGTATTAGTAACAGGTGCAACGGGAAGAACTGGCTCTATTGTTCTTCAAAAATTACGTCAATTTCCTGATGAATTTGCAGCTATTGGCTATGGTAGATCTGAAGACAAAATCAAAGAAATTTTTGGGTCAACAGAAGGCTTTGTTATTGGGAGTATTGCTGATCAATCCACTCTAAAAACAGCATTAAAAGGCTGTAATTCTTTGGTTATTCTAACAAGTTCTGTCCCTAAAATGAAAGCCCCACCCAAGGAAGGGGAACGCCCAGAGTTTGAATTTGAACCTGGTGGAATGCCCGAAGAAGTTGACTGGATAGGGCAGAAAAATCAAATAGATATTGCTAAAGAAGCTGGCATAAAACACATTATTTTAGTAGGTTCAATGGGGGGGACAAACCCTAGTCATCCCCTTAATAAGTTAGGCAATGGTAATGTATTAATTTGGAAGCGCAAAGCAGAAGAATATTTAATACAATCAGGGTTAGATTATACTATTATTCGAGCAGGAGGTTTAATCAATGAACCAGGGGGAAAACGAGAGTTAATTGTGGGGAAAGATGATAATTTATTAACCAATCCTCCTAATGGTATTGCTACAGTAATTCCCAGAGATGATGTAGCAGATTTAGTGGTACAAGCATTAAGAGAATCTACGGCAAAAAATAAAGCCTTTGATGTTATTTCTAAACCAGAAGATGCTCCTGAAGCTGTTATTACTCAGGATTTTTATGCTTTATTTTCTCGGACAACTGGGGGTTTATAA
- a CDS encoding SH3 domain-containing protein: MSILRRYTQLILIGFTLMPISFWGLGINIPTVKAQSINQAVIFDPPSNIRLSPNGNVLCSIKVVTSINIYGSKNEWYITDICGQMGYIHQSQIRFQSNSQGTSESVFCEVINIKTGQLALRFTPNGESRAGLNNGNIVQFLSQQNTWYKVKVIKGPNNQVNGLEGWVNSNYLSCYN, from the coding sequence ATGTCGATATTGAGACGATACACACAGCTAATTTTAATAGGGTTTACCTTGATGCCTATCAGTTTTTGGGGATTAGGAATTAATATACCCACAGTCAAAGCACAATCTATCAATCAAGCAGTTATTTTTGATCCTCCTTCCAATATTAGATTATCTCCAAATGGAAATGTTTTATGCTCGATAAAAGTTGTTACTTCGATTAATATTTACGGTTCAAAAAATGAATGGTATATCACTGATATTTGCGGACAGATGGGATATATTCATCAGAGTCAAATTCGTTTTCAATCAAACTCACAAGGGACATCTGAATCTGTCTTTTGTGAAGTGATTAATATTAAAACAGGTCAATTGGCTCTGCGTTTTACTCCCAATGGGGAATCAAGGGCTGGACTTAATAATGGTAATATTGTTCAGTTCCTATCTCAACAAAATACTTGGTATAAAGTTAAGGTTATTAAAGGGCCAAATAATCAAGTCAATGGATTAGAAGGTTGGGTAAATTCTAATTATCTTTCTTGTTATAATTAG
- a CDS encoding GDSL-type esterase/lipase family protein: MSNKTRNLLYLSLSINFIFVILTTTFLIRKGGIYYLAKKLQSLNSIRQQTELSSKSKPRRQTYQGRYYQAKSTIFQQLPNSNQEIIFLGDSLTDQGEWSEILQNSKVINRGISGDTTEGVLNRFDEIIAAKPKKIFLMIGTNDIWNEQKTVDEIIINYRNILNIIKTQSPQTKVYIQSLLPVNNLKYNIKINNDDVFLVNDNLKKLAQEFNYQYIDLSSSFLDTSKQLNPNYTYDGVHLNGKGYLLWGKLIKNHV; the protein is encoded by the coding sequence ATGAGCAACAAAACGAGAAATCTATTATATCTTTCTCTTTCTATCAATTTTATTTTTGTCATTTTAACGACTACATTCCTTATTAGAAAAGGGGGAATTTATTACTTAGCTAAAAAATTACAATCTTTAAATTCAATAAGGCAGCAAACAGAATTATCATCAAAAAGTAAACCTCGTCGTCAAACTTATCAAGGAAGATACTATCAAGCAAAAAGTACAATTTTTCAACAACTGCCTAACTCTAATCAAGAAATTATTTTTCTAGGAGACAGTTTAACTGATCAAGGAGAATGGTCAGAAATTTTGCAAAATTCTAAAGTTATTAATCGAGGAATTAGTGGGGATACAACCGAAGGTGTACTTAATCGATTTGATGAAATTATAGCAGCGAAACCTAAAAAAATCTTTCTTATGATTGGCACTAATGATATCTGGAATGAACAGAAAACCGTTGATGAAATTATCATTAATTATCGTAATATACTGAATATAATTAAAACTCAAAGTCCTCAAACAAAAGTTTATATTCAAAGTCTCTTACCTGTTAATAACCTTAAGTATAATATTAAGATTAATAATGATGATGTATTCTTGGTTAACGATAATCTCAAAAAACTTGCCCAAGAATTTAATTATCAATATATAGATTTATCTTCCAGTTTTCTTGATACTTCAAAACAACTTAATCCTAATTATACCTATGATGGTGTTCACCTCAATGGTAAGGGTTATTTACTCTGGGGAAAACTTATTAAAAACCATGTTTAA
- a CDS encoding PEP-CTERM sorting domain-containing protein, protein MRNFSNQFTVAAGQTITVTNMNVDGNDVLQWSAIEVTPVADPTPVPEPGSLLGLLALGGLGVNSALKKLKK, encoded by the coding sequence TTGCGAAACTTTAGTAATCAGTTTACTGTTGCTGCAGGACAAACCATTACTGTTACAAATATGAATGTTGATGGGAATGATGTTCTGCAATGGTCAGCCATAGAAGTTACTCCTGTTGCTGATCCTACCCCTGTTCCTGAACCCGGTTCCTTGTTAGGATTATTAGCATTGGGTGGTTTGGGTGTCAATTCTGCCTTGAAGAAATTAAAGAAATAA
- the lhgO gene encoding L-2-hydroxyglutarate oxidase — protein sequence MYDFAIIGGGIIGLSTAMMLGQKFPKLSLIVLEKEGEVAAHQTGHNSGVIHSGIYYKPGSFKAKFTRAGSQSMVEFCQRYNIPHEVCGKVIVATKEQELPLLDNLYQRGLENGLQVKKISSEQVKEKEPYVSCLGGIYVPTSGIADYKKVCQKYAELIQQQGGEIQFNTKVIKIKNTKQSKILETTKGEIEAKFIINCAGLYSDRMAELDGVNPQAKIVPFRGEYYQLKPEKRYLVKTLIYPVPNPEFPFLGVHFTRMIDGSIHAGPNAVLSLKREGYKKTDFDLKEFAEVMTYPGFWKLAAKHADEGIKEIIRSFSKAAFVNSLQQLIPDVTADDIIPCEAGVRAQALKADGKLVDDFLIIQNEQAMHVCNAPSPAATASLEIGKYIVAQIPE from the coding sequence ATGTACGATTTTGCAATTATTGGTGGGGGTATTATTGGACTCTCGACAGCAATGATGTTAGGACAAAAGTTCCCTAAATTATCTTTAATTGTTCTGGAAAAAGAAGGAGAAGTTGCTGCTCACCAAACAGGTCATAATAGTGGGGTAATACATTCTGGTATCTATTATAAACCTGGTAGTTTTAAAGCGAAATTTACCCGCGCAGGAAGTCAGTCTATGGTAGAATTTTGCCAAAGATATAATATTCCTCATGAGGTATGTGGTAAGGTAATTGTTGCTACTAAAGAACAAGAATTGCCTTTATTAGATAATCTTTATCAACGGGGTTTAGAAAATGGGTTACAGGTTAAGAAAATATCCTCTGAACAAGTTAAAGAAAAAGAACCCTATGTAAGTTGTTTAGGAGGAATTTATGTTCCCACTTCGGGAATTGCTGATTATAAAAAAGTCTGTCAAAAGTATGCAGAATTAATTCAACAACAAGGTGGAGAAATTCAGTTTAATACTAAGGTTATTAAGATTAAAAATACCAAACAAAGTAAGATTTTAGAAACAACAAAAGGGGAAATTGAAGCTAAATTTATTATTAATTGTGCGGGATTATATAGCGATCGCATGGCCGAATTAGACGGGGTGAACCCCCAAGCGAAAATCGTTCCCTTTCGCGGTGAATACTATCAATTAAAGCCTGAAAAACGTTATTTGGTCAAAACTCTCATTTATCCCGTTCCTAACCCTGAATTTCCCTTTTTAGGGGTACATTTTACTCGGATGATTGATGGGAGTATTCATGCGGGGCCGAATGCGGTATTAAGTTTGAAAAGAGAAGGCTATAAAAAGACAGATTTTGACTTAAAAGAATTTGCTGAAGTAATGACTTATCCTGGGTTTTGGAAGTTAGCTGCAAAACACGCAGATGAGGGAATAAAAGAGATAATTCGCTCTTTTAGCAAAGCAGCTTTTGTTAATAGTTTACAGCAATTAATTCCTGATGTTACGGCTGATGATATTATACCTTGTGAAGCAGGGGTTAGGGCCCAAGCTTTAAAAGCAGATGGTAAGTTAGTGGATGACTTTTTAATCATCCAAAATGAACAGGCAATGCACGTTTGTAATGCCCCTTCTCCTGCTGCTACTGCATCCTTAGAAATTGGTAAATATATCGTGGCACAAATTCCTGAATAA
- a CDS encoding DUF1825 family protein, whose amino-acid sequence MGFFDSEVVQQEAQHLFEDYQSLMQLGGEYGKFDREGKKIFIDQMEALMERYKIFMKRFELSEDFMAQMTVQQLKTQLGQFGMTPQQMFDQMNMTLERMKSEIQ is encoded by the coding sequence ATGGGATTTTTTGATTCAGAAGTCGTCCAGCAAGAAGCTCAACATCTGTTTGAAGATTATCAATCCCTGATGCAATTGGGGGGTGAATATGGTAAATTTGATCGTGAAGGTAAAAAGATTTTCATTGACCAAATGGAAGCACTCATGGAGCGTTACAAAATCTTTATGAAACGCTTTGAGTTATCAGAAGATTTTATGGCCCAAATGACAGTTCAACAGTTAAAAACTCAATTAGGACAATTTGGGATGACACCACAACAAATGTTTGATCAAATGAATATGACGTTAGAAAGGATGAAATCTGAAATCCAATAA
- a CDS encoding NINE protein yields MSPLEKLFSQPKNRKMGIILALLSTIIPWPIAGIHKFYLGQPVWGVIYFLLWNTPIPSIACAIDAVWYFVQGEEQFNAQFNGLSSNHAQQSYLNSSKLEPIQVGVISEALRELDKLREDGLVSDYEFEQKRRQLLDRIS; encoded by the coding sequence ATGTCACCCTTGGAAAAGCTATTCAGCCAGCCAAAAAACCGTAAAATGGGGATTATTCTGGCTTTACTGTCTACCATCATACCTTGGCCCATTGCAGGAATCCATAAATTTTATTTAGGACAACCTGTGTGGGGTGTCATCTATTTTTTGCTTTGGAATACCCCCATACCTTCTATTGCTTGTGCGATCGATGCTGTTTGGTATTTTGTCCAAGGAGAAGAACAATTTAATGCTCAATTTAATGGGTTGTCTTCCAATCATGCTCAACAATCTTATCTTAATTCTAGCAAATTAGAACCGATTCAAGTTGGGGTAATTTCTGAAGCATTGCGAGAGTTAGATAAGTTACGGGAAGATGGGTTAGTCTCTGATTATGAATTTGAACAAAAACGCCGTCAACTATTAGATCGCATTTCTTGA
- a CDS encoding ComEA family DNA-binding protein, with translation MTFSAWAKKLNPQKQRIRQQILNDPYYRFASLEEVAIAAELGIKIEVSCGNVDDFLRLPGISIHQARNLVELINSGVEILCLEDLSAALNIPLQRLKALAPILSFCYYDPDSLLTPQKININTATVEQLQNIPSLDNFIIQKLINNRQEYGNYKNLIDLQKRLGLNSQIISQLMHYLQF, from the coding sequence ATGACTTTTTCTGCTTGGGCTAAAAAATTAAATCCCCAAAAACAAAGAATTCGTCAGCAAATTTTGAATGATCCTTATTATCGCTTTGCTTCTTTAGAAGAAGTAGCGATCGCGGCTGAATTAGGGATTAAAATTGAAGTGAGTTGTGGCAATGTTGATGATTTTTTGAGATTACCAGGAATCTCTATTCATCAAGCTCGCAATTTAGTAGAATTGATTAACAGTGGCGTTGAAATTTTATGCTTAGAAGATTTGTCTGCTGCTTTAAATATCCCCTTACAACGTCTTAAAGCTTTAGCACCTATTTTGTCCTTTTGCTATTACGATCCAGATAGTTTACTAACCCCCCAGAAAATTAATATTAATACAGCAACAGTTGAACAACTTCAAAATATTCCTTCTCTAGATAATTTTATTATTCAAAAACTTATTAATAATCGTCAAGAATATGGGAATTATAAAAACTTAATTGACTTACAAAAAAGATTAGGTTTAAACAGTCAAATTATTTCCCAATTAATGCACTATCTTCAATTCTAA
- a CDS encoding SRPBCC family protein: MLTFKRSTLINAPIEKVWEFHERPDILDILTPPWQPVQIIRREGGLGVGAVSEFRLILGIIPIRWIARHTACEKPYFFVDKQEIGPMKSWVHRHQFTDENGKTRLTDEIQYEIPGGIIIEFLIGWWVDSRLQEMFRYRHEITQKELTEQPHP; this comes from the coding sequence ATGTTAACTTTTAAACGAAGCACTCTAATTAATGCCCCCATCGAAAAAGTCTGGGAATTTCACGAACGCCCCGATATTTTAGACATCTTAACTCCTCCTTGGCAACCCGTGCAAATCATCCGACGAGAAGGTGGTTTAGGGGTTGGTGCAGTTTCCGAATTTAGGCTAATTTTAGGCATAATTCCCATTCGTTGGATCGCCCGTCATACTGCTTGTGAAAAACCATATTTTTTTGTCGATAAACAAGAAATTGGCCCCATGAAATCCTGGGTACATCGTCATCAATTTACGGATGAAAATGGGAAAACACGCTTAACTGATGAGATACAATATGAAATTCCTGGGGGTATAATTATAGAGTTTCTAATTGGATGGTGGGTAGATTCTCGCTTACAAGAAATGTTTCGTTATCGCCATGAAATAACTCAAAAAGAACTTACGGAACAACCCCACCCGTAG
- a CDS encoding hemolysin XhlA family protein: protein MSEPVTVTYSLEEVLKRIEGKLDKMDERLTNLEVGQAKITEKVEGIDNRLKAVEGTQKNQVWALILLLAGAIATAGARLFFAANP, encoded by the coding sequence ATGAGCGAACCAGTTACAGTCACCTACTCCTTAGAGGAAGTCCTGAAGCGCATTGAGGGCAAGCTAGACAAGATGGATGAACGCCTCACTAATTTAGAGGTAGGACAGGCAAAAATAACCGAGAAAGTCGAGGGGATAGATAATCGACTAAAAGCGGTTGAGGGGACTCAGAAAAATCAAGTTTGGGCATTAATCCTTCTTTTAGCCGGGGCGATCGCCACAGCCGGAGCTAGATTATTTTTCGCTGCCAATCCCTGA